One genomic region from Corvus moneduloides isolate bCorMon1 unplaced genomic scaffold, bCorMon1.pri scaffold_98_arrow_ctg1, whole genome shotgun sequence encodes:
- the LOC116439082 gene encoding serine/threonine-protein kinase pim-2-like, whose product MGRAGAMGDGGVLVIVLVLLLATVAVWWAVGHWQPRRRQAWTSKRHKRPGVQPRGSRRKRGAPVAPRSSRPRATPRKRPRAPASPLDSPCSCGPCVAVAQELQELMLLLWARNGTWTLSETCQPAEGAEPVDRSPSSLGLTDFNNTGATLTTDVARESPEVQVGAQPDPGEPSQEQVAEQQVSWSQQLPAHSSQDAVLAVPAGNSPCLVAETTLKRPRRLLHLQEAAPRRPPTTRKAFLVAAAPDTPLCESLGCSPGSPQQQSPAHDAGDSDGAALPRCPPAPAAASARSPAPALPLASPTAARRWPLPGAQQEAGQKKKLQELYQLGPQLGSGGFGTVFSGIRLSDGSPVAIKRVARESVLQWYELPDGTRVPMEIVLMEKVGSGCHNIIRLLDWFELPDSFLLVMERPEPSQDLLAFLLEQGFLCEEMARWLFCQVLEAVRHCTACGVLHRDIKPENLLVDPESGDLKLIDFGCGTFLREQAFTRFAGAHMYSPPEWICLGCYHGHSATIWSLGVLLYVMVCGNMPFQEDRDIVSGQLFFWQQVSPECQHLIRWCLSKHPADRPELEEILHHPWVRGRRL is encoded by the exons ATGGGACGTGCCGGAGCCATGGGTGACGGTGGCGTCCTGGTGATTgtgcttgtcctgctgctggccactgTGGCTGTCTGGTGGGCCGTTGGCCACTGGCAACCACGGAGGCGGCAGGCATGGACATCGAAGAGACACAAGCGCCCCGGGGTGCAGCCCAGAGGCTCACGGAGGAAGCGAGGAGCCCCTGTGGCTCCCAGGTCCTCCAGGCCTCGGGCAACCCCTCGCAAGCGGCCACGTGCTCCCGCGAGCCCCCTGgacagcccctgcagctgcggCCCCTGCGTGGCAGtggcccaggagctgcaggagctgatgctgctgctctgggctcgCAATGGGACATGG ACGCTCAGTGAGACCTGTCAGCCTGCAGAAGGTGCAGAGCCTGTGGACAGGTCTCCCAGCTCCCTTGGACTCACGGACTTCAACAACACGGGCGCAACCCTGACAACTGACGTGGCCAGGGAAAGCCCCGAAGTCCAAGTGGGAGCCCAGCCCGATCCAGGGGAGCCTTCTCAGGAGCAGGTGGCGGAGCAGCAAGTGAGCTGGAGCCAGCAGTTGCCcgcccacagctcccaggatgctgtgctggctgtgccagctggcaACAGCCCGTGCCTGGTGGCGGAGACGACCCTCAAGAGACCCAGGAGGCTCCTCCATCTCCAGGAAGCTGCTCCGAGACGGCCACCGACTACCAGGAAGGCCTTTCTGGTAGCAG CTGCTCCTGACACCCCCCTGTGCGAGTCCTTGGGCTGTAGCCCCGGCAGTCCTCAACAGCAGAGTCCAGCCCACGACGCCGGGGACAGCGACGgtgccgccctgccccgctgccctccGGCTCCTGCAGCCGCCTCTGCgcgctcccctgccccagctctgccgcTCGCCAGCCCGACGGCTGCAAGGCGGTGGCCGCTGCCCGGCGCGCAGCAGGAAGCAG GGCAAAagaagaagctgcaggagctgtacCAGCTGGGCCCGCAGCTGGGCAGCGGTGGCTTCGGCACCGTTTTCTCGGGCATCCGCCTCTCGGACGGGAGCCCG GTGGCCATCAAACGCGTGGCCCGGGAGAGCGTCCTGCAGTGGTACGAGCTG CCCGACGGCACCCGTGTTCCCATGGAGATCGTGCTCATGGAGAAGGTGGGCTCTGGCTGCCACAACATCATCCGGCTCCTcgactggtttgagctgcctgacAGCTTCCTGCTGGTGATGGAGCGTCCGGAGCCATCGCAGGATCTCCTGgccttcctgctggagcaggggttCCTGTGCGAGGAGATGGCGCGCTGGCTTTTctgccaggtgctggaggcCGTGCGGCACTGCACCGCCTGCGGCGTCCTGCACCGGGACATCAAGCCGGAGAACCTCCTCGTGGACCCAGAGAGCGGCGACCTGAAGCTCATCGACTTCGGTTGCGGCACCTTCCTCCGGGAGCAGGCCTTCACGCGATTTGCCG GAGCACACATGTACAGCCCACCCGAGTGGATCTGCCTTGGCTGCTACCACGGCCATTCAGCAACCATCTGGTCCCTGGGCGTGCTGCTGTACGTCATGGTCTGTGGGAACATGCCCTTCCAGGAGGACCGTGACATCGTGTCGGGGCAGCTCTTCTTCTGGCAGCAGGTCTCTCCAG AGTGCCAACATCTGATCCGCTGGTGTTTGTCCAAGCACCCCGCGGACAggccagagctggaggagatCTTGCACCACCCTTGGGTGCGGGGCAGGCGTCTTTGA